The following coding sequences lie in one Fundulus heteroclitus isolate FHET01 chromosome 20, MU-UCD_Fhet_4.1, whole genome shotgun sequence genomic window:
- the si:dkeyp-87e7.4 gene encoding uncharacterized protein si:dkeyp-87e7.4: MAATPQGPMVRRPLAFTNEERRAVHSWSRISSAGQNVLLDALKILSPMSRDLSSTEELVTFLQELSEEGHKPTVLRSKDVYCYRSCTSLPMTEEMLKLVNKNVRPTTKKRKRKPQIKKREVHPSWTTTERSNPRIQGIRPPEMLVDHHAVVCSRTPIRTVETVEADMQPCLRLTSIQGLSGFHTARLQIQTVWESETLAVTASPQQQHPPTLSGIPSQPSQNGGGAPTKAVALFSQKSLSCPIRLDGALIGDSAPVFYANGRAFSQTHTDLTSNGWRGNGLHQDVPGSKGMTGSTRQRSSWKDKKNLRRKVIKVDDSRSVAEACRKAQKILQVNLSPVIQIQPLNHVLRDFRFQKK; the protein is encoded by the coding sequence ATGGCTGCCACACCTCAAGGTCCCATGGTCCGTCGGCCGTTGGCTTTTACCAATGAGGAGCGGAGGGCTGTTCACTCCTGGTCCCGCATCTCCTCAGCAGGCCAAAACGTCCTTCTGGATGCTCTGAAGATCCTGAGCCCGATGTCCAGAGACCTTTCCAGCACTGAGGAGCTTGTGACTTTCCTGCAGGAGCTCAGCGAGGAAGGCCACAAGCCCACCGTTCTCCGCAGCAAGGACGTGTACTGCTACCGCTCCTGCACGAGCCTGCCCATGACCGAAGAAATGCTCAAGTTGGTCAACAAGAATGTCAGACCCACCAccaagaagaggaagaggaagcctCAGATCAAGAAGCGGGAGGTGCACCCATCCTGGACCACCACTGAGCGGAGCAACCCGAGGATTCAAGGGATCCGGCCTCCAGAGATGCTAGTGGACCATCACGCCGTCGTCTGCAGCAGGACGCCAATTCGAACTGTAGAAACGGTCGAGGCAGACATGCAGCCGTGCCTCCGACTGACCAGCATCCAAGGTCTGTCGGGCTTCCACACGGCCAGACTCCAGATCCAAACTGTCTGGGAGTCTGAGACGCTCGCCGTTACCGCTTcaccgcagcagcagcatcctccAACGCTATCAGGAATACCCTCTCAGCCTTCTCAGAACGGTGGCGGGGCGCCCACCAAAGCCGTGGCCTTGTTTAGCCAGAAGAGTCTGTCCTGCCCGATCCGACTGGACGGCGCTCTCATCGGAGATTCTGCTCCGGTCTTCTATGCCAACGGTCGGGCGTTCTCACAGACTCACACAGATTTGACGAGCAACGGCTGGAGGGGCAACGGCCTACACCAAGATGTTCCGGGTTCCAAGGGCATGACCGGCTCCACGAGGCAGAGGAGTAGCTGGAAGGACAAGAAAAACTTAAGACGGAAAGTGATAAAAGTGGACGACTCTCGGTCTGTGGCCGAGGCCTGCAGGAAAGCGCAGAAGATCCTGCAGGTCAACCTTTCTCCGGTCATTCAGATCCAACCTCTCAACCATGTGCTGAGAGACTTCAGATTTCAGAAGAAGTGA